DNA sequence from the Strigops habroptila isolate Jane chromosome 4, bStrHab1.2.pri, whole genome shotgun sequence genome:
GGAAGATGCAGGCAGTACtgagagcagtgctgctctgcaggctccCAGCAGAGACCCTGGCACACACCAGCCCTTAACAGCTCCAGTAGCTGTGTTTGGGGAGCAGACCAAGCGTGGTTTTCCCATTCCAGCACTATCAATCAGGCTACTCCTGATGGCTGGATGGGTGTTCCATATCTTGTTATCCTACTCTGGAAAGCACTGTGTAGATGTGGTTAGGTGTTTAAAAACTGAGGATCACTAGGACCTCTCCATCACAGCTCACTTCCAAGCACCACTCAGATGGATCTCTTCTCTGCATCTTCATCCCTGGGAATGCCAGAAATCCTCCCAGAAGTGAAATTAATGATGATGAGCAATAGGGTCATCACCAGAATGGAAGCAGAGAAGGCAGGCAGCCTCATGATCCCAATCCAAGGAGGTTCACTTCCCTCCctcaaggagaaagaaaatcccTTGATGTGGATGGGCTGACCCCAGCCAGGTGGATGCCAGGATCCGGATCCccccctctgctctctgctgaagGCACAGGTAAGAGCCTGGGAGTTGGGCTGTGCTTTGAATCTGCCACGGCACTGAGAttggagaggaaaacaaagcaccCCAGGGAGAAAATGTCCTGGTGCGCTCCCAGGGCCCATCTAGGGGGAATGTACTGAGTTGCGTGCCTAATACTGGCTTAGAGAAAGGGTTCTCCAGTGATTGAGGACTCCAGGGTGCCCTGGAAGAGATCCCAGTTTCAATATCATATAAGGCTTTGTTGTCTCTGGACCTTCCCATAGAGAACTTGGGAGGGAGTTGTTAATGCTGGAATGATTTAGGTCCATTTAGGCCCACATGAAGCAGGGGTGCCAATGTGCCCCCTCCCTGGCTGGAGCATCCCAGGGGAAAGGGGCCAGATCTCTCCCCTCATCCTGACTCCTCCAGTCCCTTGGGTGGCCCATACTAAGGGCTCCAGCAGCCAAGCCCAGGGTGTCACTAGCCAGAGGCTTGTGGGGCCAAGGTCTCTGCTCCCATGGGATGCTCAGGGCCAGGCAGGTGAGTGAAGCCCCCCCGAGCCCCTGGCACACGGTCACTCCGCTGTCACCAGCAGCCCCTTGGTCGGTCACTGTGTTACAAAACCTGTGcctaaaaaccaaacagttcccaaggttaaaaaaggaaaatctgtttaaaaacaacctCCAGACTCTCCTGTCTGTGCAGGAagggcaccagcagcagctgcccatGGGGCAAGTGGGTGGTTTGGGGTGAGCCCATGGCACAGGCTGTCTCCCCGCTCCTCTCATGCCCCCATGTGCTGGTCTTTAAGGCATCTACCGGGATGTTTCAACCTCCAGTGTGCCGGGCCGGTAGAGGTACCTCCAAATGGCATAGTAGTGGATGCCAGCTCCAATGGCCACGAAGAGGTGCCAGATGGCATGGGCGAAGGGGATGCGGCCATCGCTTTTGAAGAAGACCATGCCCAGGCAGTAGGAGAATCCACCGGCCACCAGCTCCGGGAGACCATCCCTGTTGGGCTGGGAACAAGCAGGGAGATAGGGCTCAGTGGTGGCTATAACATCCCTGCCCTTCTCTCAGCCTTCTGCTGCACCCTCCCCTCCAGCCAGGCAGTGGGGACCCAGTACCCTGGCTTGACTTGGAGGACTTCAATACAATGAAGCCCAGGTAGGAAGTCCAATGGAAACACCGAGATCTGGTGAGGACCCAAAGCACTTGCAAAACCAAGCCAGGCCACGCTGTATTTGGGGATGGCTTTATCCACCACATAACCCTCTGGAAGCAAGCAAGTCCTGCTAGGATTTGCCCCTCGCACTGAGCCCATGTGCTTCCCAGCATTGGCTTACCATGGAGAGGATGACCAAGGCAGGGAAGAAGCCCATGATAATGTAGCacaccagctccaccagcttGTACCTGCGGCCAACAGAGAAGCTGCTTGGAGGTAGGTGCAGAGGGAGCGTtgagttttacatttttaagtgcTATAGGAAAAGGGGCGGAGGTGCCACCGCGGCAGGTCCCATGTCCTCATGTGTGAGCCACACCACCGCGGTGGGGCTGGCACCCTGCTCCGGGGGTGCTGGACCCTCACCCTGGCCTCGGAGCTGCCAGCTCAGAGTCAGGAGTTTGGGGCTTCGGGGAGACACCTGGGGCCTTTTGCTTTCCGTTTGGTGCCACCATGTGGAAGAAGCAAGTCATAGCAGCACGTCCCTGCTCCcgcatccctgctcctgcatccctgccacCAAAGCTCCTAAAACCAGAATGCAAACGGGGAAGGATGTGGTCCAGGGAAGCCCTCCACTGCCAGTTGACCAGGAGGCTGCCCAGGGACCCTGTAcctatctgtctgtctgtctgtctccatCCTTCTTGCTTTCCCCTGCAGCTTCGGGCATTTagaggagctggcagagctgggctctgctggggtCCGCACCAGCACGGAGCCAGGTAAAGGCACTCACCGCtcatggaagaagaaaacatagaCAGTCCCGACAGATGCCATGATCCAGATGATCCAGCGCATGTGGGAGGCCCAGGGACCCAACTCCCTCAGGTTCAGCCTGCAAGACCCAAGTGGTGGTGAGGATCTAAGGTAGCACCCCAGTCCTGGCCATGTGCAGCGAGGTGCCAGGGAAATGCTGCCCTTACTCCCATGGCTATCCCATCAAAGGGTCTTCCCAACTTGTATCTTCAACTTAAAGGAGTTGGAATTTATGGGATAGGAAGGATTTGTGGAAAGGGGTAGGGTACAGTCTCGAGCAGAGTCAAAGCCACAGAGGGAAACCCTATGTTTGGAGCTGGGTTGATTTTCTCCCCTCCAGTGGCGCCAAGCGATGGCCCCCACTCACCAGCAACTCACCAGGGAGCGTATGATGCTGCAATGAAGAAGTAGATCACCATCCTGTCGAACATGTGCAAGCAGTGCTCCACAGTCCTGTgggatggacagacagacaggtcacagcctgcagcactggggaccTCCGGAccctctccctcttcttctgAGCCCCCAGCAATCACGGCTGGTACCTGAGATGCCTCTTCTTCCAAGAGATGGTGTGGAAGATGGTGGAGACAATGAAGAGGCTGGACAAGCCAAAGCCATAGATCCATGCTGAGATAGTTTCCCACTGGTCATCGGAAAGGATGTAGAGGATGGAGCTGCCAAGGATGCTGGGCAGGATCCAGAACTGGAATGGAGAAGCAAACCTTTGTTGACTCCCTGCATTTCCATTGAGCAGCTACAGTACAGTGTCTGATTTGCCTTTTAAGTGTTTCTTTTGCTCCTGGTCAAAGCTACCACCCATGAGGGACAGGCTGGCCACCTGCATGGGACCAGCAGGGTTTCTCCCTTCTATTTTGGTGTAGCTACAAAACAGCTTCTCCAGATGATGgtaaggaggaggaggaaggcacaAGAAGGATGGCTACCTCTGAGTCATCCCCCAGGACTCAGAGTGGGAGCTGCCATCTCCTGAGGGAAACCCTGATGTGGGGAGTGCTTGTGTAGGCAGCCCCATGGGGTGCCTGTCACCATGCCTGCTGTGAAGAACACTCCATTTTCAGGGAGCTTTGCAAAATACTCCTGCTCCACTAAGCCCACAGCAGACAGCTTCCTTGGGGACACAGGGCCATGGTGGGTGAGAGCAAGGGACATGCACATCAGcttcccagggcaggagggagagcatCCTATTGCCCAGTATCCATCTGCCTCTCCACAGCCCTGAGACCCTCAGCAGTGGCTCCAGGGCTGAACACAGACATTTTCAGGTGTTCCTTGAAGTTCCTCAAAGGATCCCTGGAGAGCTGAGCACCATCCCGCCTCTCCCTGGGACCGGGACAGGGACTCACTGCATGGGTAGCACAGTTCGCTGCGTGCTCATACTCCGTCGGCTGGTACCTGCAGTTGGATGGGACGCGGTGATTCATGAACCTGCAGCGAGAAACAGGGAGAGAAACTCACTCAGAAGATGGGGTTTGGaggaatcataaaatcatagaatagtttgggttggaaaggaccttaagatcatccagttccaaacccctgccatgggcagggacacctcacgttagaccaggttgctccaagccctgtccaacctggccttgaacactgccagggatggagcatttaccacttcctttgggcaacctgtgccagcgcctcaccgccctcacagtaaagaacttcttccttatatccaacctgaacctcccctgtttaagtttaaactcatgatcccttgtcctatcactacagtccctgacgaagagtccctctgcagcatccttgaaTCCCCGTGTTGCCTTTGGTTTCTGGGTACCACCTGCATCTACCTCCTACCCACACATCCCAGCACAGATTACTGCAGATGAAAACCCAACATGCTACCTTAGAAACCTAtagctttatttctgtttctcttagTCTGAGGTATCAGCTTGCTCTTGGTGTTCGGAGGAACATATCGATTTCCCCTGTCAGATCAACACACAGCGATAAAATATAGTGTCTGGCTTGGCTAGTCCATTGCTAGGTAGGTAAGGCTGTATTAAGAGGCAAATTAAATATGCATCTGTGGTAACAGGTCAGAGCAAAGCCTCGCTCAGCATCTTCTTCTGGCAGGGGCCAGAAGCGGAGGCTTTGCAAAAGGGAATAAGAACCAGGCAAATAGGGAGTGATCCTTCCCTGCCTGATCTGGTAATCAGGGGTTTAAAGACTTTGCTGCTGTGGCTCAGGACCTGGACTAATTGCTTTCTGACCCTGTTTGCTCCCAGTTCTGGCACCATCTGTGGTGTGTTTCACAGCTGAGCTGTGCCCAGTGAGGGGGCTCGGGGGCTGGTAGGACCTTGCTGCTGGGCACAGGGTGATGCAGGGCACTGGGAAAGGCAGTAAAGGTCTCCTCTTTGCATTCCTGAGCCACCCACATCCATGCAGACTCCTCTGACATCTCCCTGGTCAGCCCCACTGCCTGAGCCGCTCGCGGCTGTCCATTGAAAGTGAGCCAGGATGGATTAAATAGCTCAAATGACAAGGATTTTAGACAAGGGGGAGTGTGGCCACAACAGACTCAGGCGAGGAACCCTgttcccagcccctgccctgcctgctgaCATGGGAAGATACACGTCATCACCAAAATATGAAttaagaggagaaaacagaggGGCTAAGCTCTCACCACTATGCAATGGAGGACCCACACTGGGTAAATCAGGGCTTAGCAGGACTGGGCATCCTTGTGGATGTGCTTGTGCCCAGAGTGCTGCCACCTCCATCCAGGGAACACCAGGGATGCCCTCCCCATCCTGACACTCCAGCCATGAGGAATGGCCAGGCTCCCTGTGCTGGAGCCATGTCCCCTGGCAGGAGGACGTTGCTGTCCCTAGCGTTGCCAGGAGACTGTCCCCAGCtcccctttgctttctgcttccctttcttttcccttctcataATAAGGCGGCGGGCAGGGGAAGGCCAGACATCCCGCGTGACATCGGTTGCTGAGGAAACGCCTTCGAGGCCTTTTCCttggatttatttgttttaacaaaGCCCTGCACCGTCTCCACTCTGTTCTGAGCTGTTCTGAGCAGTaacagggagcagaggcagggctggTTCCCACAGCCCCTTCCCACAGGGCTAAGGGACACCCAGACCCTTTGGAAAGGGATCCCTGGGGTGCAGATATCCTCCCTAGCTCTGGTACAGGGATGGAGAGGCCAGGAAGGGCCACCCCAGCCATCCCCTTGGGATGAAGTCAAACAGCATGTGTGTCCCTGAAGCCCAAAGCTGTGCTAGTGCAGCACTCTGCAAACATCTGCTTTTCCCAGAGGGAGAACTAGCCTTGAGGAGGAACCTCTTTTTGACCTGCTCTTGTTTCCCTGCCCTGCTTTCTAATAAGCATCATCCTGTGAAAGATGGGAAACAGAGCATCACGGATGTGGGACCCGGCTGCAAAGCGCTGGGCCACCCGGCTACAGCAGGTCCTCCTAGAGCAGCCAGCATTGTATTCCGGGGCGAGTTGGGCACGCTTTCATGGTCTTctgtgctcagagcagagctgtgcaaacAAGCATGAGAGCAGCCAATGTTTGCACATCTGGCAGGGCATTTCCtcaccttctcctctcctgggACTTCATCTATCTCCCAGACCATCCCGGGATGCCAAGCATCCATCCAGCTTGCGCCATCCCTGTGCACACTGGCAGGGGATGCGGGCAGGGCATGGGGAGccctgcagcattcccagcctgcagaaagcagctgtacTGGTGTGCCAAACCAGCCTCAACCTGAGCTCCAGCCtggaaagacagacagacagacacacttGGAGAGGGCACCTGCAACTCTCATTAGAGCTGATGAAAGCCCAGAGaggctggaggctgctgtgtgtttcccagccccagctctgtgcaACTGGGGTCAGGAGAAGGGGAattgctgcagccaggcagagctCGGCGGCTTTTCAATACAGtaagcagaagagaaacaccTCTTCAAACTTAGCTCTGATCCCTGCAGCAAGTCTCCTGCCTGGCTGGCTCAATCCACAATCATTGCATGCTCTATGTCGTTGCAACTGTAGGGTTGGGGATACCTTGGCTGTATCACTTGGGTGGGAGGAGATGAGGGACATATGTTCCCAACAGCATCGAGCCTACACTGGCTGGGCACCCAGCAAAGCCGCAgtgtgagacctcacttggaatactgtgtgcaggtctggtgtcctcaacataaaaaggacatggagctgttggagcaagcccagaggaggccatgaggatgatgagggggctggagcacctcctgtatgaaggcaggctgagagagttggggctgttcagcctggagaagagaagctgcgtggagacctcagagcagcttccagtgtctgaaggaggctacaaggatgctggggaggcacTCTCCATCAGGGAccgtagtgataggacaaggggtaataggttcaaacttaaatgggggaagttcaggttagacataaggaagaagttctttactgtgagggtggtgaggtgctggtgcagggtgcccagagaaatggtaaatgctccatccctggcagtgttcaaggccaggttggacagagtcttagGTGACATGGCTTatatgaggtgtccctgcccatggcaggggggttggaactggttgatcttcagatcctttccaacccaaaccattctgtgattctgattctatgatgtggCTCGCTCGACACTGCGGgtctgggagctgcaggcaggtgATTACACCTTGCCTGGATGCTTCAATGCATTTTAGTAGATGCTTTAGGATTGCAAAGTCCAAAAGACGCAGAAGTTTAACACCTCTTGCACAGCAGGAACAGGAGCATGTTCATTTTCAGGGATGCTGCATGGGAAGGAGAGACCCGAGGGGTTCCCGGGCACCTtttgctcccagtgctgcttctggcagATGCTACACAGACTGGCTATATGAAGATGGGGGGCCTGGTGGGGGTCCAAGCAGGGGTTATTCATGCAGCCCCAGGGTTTTTCCTTGCCCTGCTTGTCCTGCTTCCCCCTGGCCCCTTTCCCAGGGAGGGAGACTGAAAAGGGCTAGTGCAGCAGGCTCCGGCCAGGGGAACAAAGAGCCCCTTGTCCCAGGCAGCCAGGGCAAAGTGCAGAGCCAGCTTCCCAGGCTTgttcctttctcctgctctttctcccattctggttttttgtggttCTGGGAAGGTTTACTAAggtttttaaagacttttatCCAAGAACAAAGTTCTGACCTTGAAAATCGCTCCTGCTTTGCCAGGGTAGGGGAGAAGAGGGTAAAATAGGGATTAAACTATTCCTTAGGAGGGCTCATGTGTGAGCATTTGAGCATCTGAGCTCTCCTGGAGACACCAAGACAACCTGCATCAGCCACTCCAGGGGCATCATGCACTCACACAGGCAGAGCCATGGGACACTTTGAAGGAAAGCTGTCCCCTATATGCACAGGGTGGGAACATCCCTGATGGAGACCCAGGCCAGGATGTGATTCAGGAGAGATGGGGTTTAGCTCTGCCTTCAACACTGACTCTTTGGCTGGCCTCTGCCACATCACTtcatttccctctctcttcttttctccctttccaagTGAGGATAGTAATTTTGTCAGCCTTTAGGTGAGCTGGTGAATGGATAACATGAGGAGGGTGCAAAATCATGGGGATACTGATCGGGTATTGGtatatatgctatatatataaatatatatatttaaacatacGATGTGGACGGAGAGGCATGAGCTGGGGTCCCATTGAGCAGCTCATCCCTGCCCTTGGAAAGAGCCAGTCCCACAGTGACACCCCCAACCCTGCTATAAATCAGGCTTTACACATGACATGTGGCTGTGCATGTATGCATTGAGGAGCTGGACTCCCCCTGCACACTGCCATAGCTGCAACACTTGAAGAGCCAACACATCCCTTTCCCAGACCATGAAGCACTAAATGTGCATGTCTTAGGTTGCTCCCAGGTGATGTGAATCTCCCCAAATCAGCTGATATCTACAAGTTTCACCTGCAAATGGCTTATAAAAGGGCTGGGCTTGCTGAGGAGCTGGTTTAATGTCTTTGGAAGTGGGGTGCTGGTTTgtcttgtgtttattttcctgtcccAGGGAGTTGTGTTCCTACTAGGCAGCTGTTGGGGGTTTGACTGCAAAGAGAGGaaatttctccttctctttgtgGCTGGTGTCACAACTGCTTTTAGGGTAGCAGAAGAGGATTGTATCCTGATGGTGGTATCTTCTCAGAGAGGAAGGATGAAGAAAGCTTTTGCTGGATGCTGACCAGCAATGGTGGTAAGTCCTGCTGGGGCCCTTTGAGTTGTCCCTTGGTAGAGCAAGTGTTCTGATGCCTGAGGTGACATTGGTGGAGCAGATGCATCCCTGTAGGGCAAGCTGGCCCCAGACCCCTCTTCAGTCCATGGTCTGGATTTGCCCTAACGGGCCCAGAGGCTGCACACCCAATGCTTGGTCCTCAGACTTGTGCTTATatgtgagctgctgcagtggcatCTCTGTAAGCTGGCTCTTGGCATGTGCTCTGCTTCCGACCTGTAATCTCGtaatgctgcagctgcagcccctgTTAGGAGGCTTCATCCCCTTGAGCTCCTCTGTGGCTTGTAATTAGCTCAATCCTGGGGAGCCGTGTGTGATGACACAGCGCAGGGCCCTCAGTGCTGCTTGTGTATGGGATGTAATCCAGGATGCAGAAGACAGAGCAGGACCACGGGGATATAGTCAGGGCCTTGTCAAGTCCAGGCCATTGATTCTGCCACTTGATAACATGGGAAAGGCTTCAGCTCCCAGTGCAGAGCTCTCAGACCCTGCAGTACCACAAAGCTGCCTTATCCAGCCCAGGAGCACTTGAGAAATcctgattttttccttcctactcATTGACACGGGAATGTTTGCCACTGggaagcagaaatgcaaaggCTCAGGCTGATGCTGCCCAGCATTGCCATCTGCAGAGCCACCCACATGGACATGTGCGGCACCCCATTAAGAGCCAAAACCTCTGtttccatccctgctcctcagTGCTTACATGCTCCTACGCAAACATATGGTGCTCCTGTTTTGGAAAGCTGAGTTGTGTGCTGTAAGCTTGCAGGTCAGCTCCCTGGTGAGGGGAGAAGGGGCAGATGGAGAAAACCTGCTTCATGGGCTATTCCTTTGACTCCAGCTCATCATATAAGAGGCAGG
Encoded proteins:
- the MMD2 gene encoding monocyte to macrophage differentiation factor 2 isoform X2, which translates into the protein MFVSRLLDFQKTRYARFMNHRVPSNCRYQPTEYEHAANCATHAFWILPSILGSSILYILSDDQWETISAWIYGFGLSSLFIVSTIFHTISWKKRHLRTVEHCLHMFDRMVIYFFIAASYAPWLNLRELGPWASHMRWIIWIMASVGTVYVFFFHERPTGMVSRSWWPVDSPTAWAWSSSKAMAASPSPMPSGTSSWPLELASTTMPFGGTSTGPAHWRLKHPGRCLKDQHMGA
- the MMD2 gene encoding monocyte to macrophage differentiation factor 2 isoform X1 translates to MFVSRLLDFQKTRYARFMNHRVPSNCRYQPTEYEHAANCATHAFWILPSILGSSILYILSDDQWETISAWIYGFGLSSLFIVSTIFHTISWKKRHLRTVEHCLHMFDRMVIYFFIAASYAPWLNLRELGPWASHMRWIIWIMASVGTVYVFFFHERYKLVELVCYIIMGFFPALVILSMPNRDGLPELVAGGFSYCLGMVFFKSDGRIPFAHAIWHLFVAIGAGIHYYAIWRYLYRPGTLEVETSR
- the MMD2 gene encoding monocyte to macrophage differentiation factor 2 isoform X3: MFVSRLLDFQKTRYARFMNHRVPSNCRYQPTEYEHAANCATHAFWILPSILGSSILYILSDDQWETISAWIYGFGLSSLFIVSTIFHTISWKKRHLRTVEHCLHMFDRMVIYFFIAASYAPWLNLRELGPWASHMRWIIWIMASVGTVYVFFFHERSFGGRDAGAGMREQGRAAMTCFFHMVAPNGKQKAPGVSPKPQTPDSELAAPRPG